One segment of Drosophila ananassae strain 14024-0371.13 chromosome 3R, ASM1763931v2, whole genome shotgun sequence DNA contains the following:
- the LOC6497123 gene encoding transmembrane protein 138 has protein sequence MRMPAWAPLTSLRKRTQQTPDCPNTTKRQYTPPIKKFSTKFAMKLTLRRYSWILMLQFALLGVDLFFNAFGASLARNRLQTAILFFVIQDVLIIAEYVLFTFTLHSTCVHQVGASHIILRNCKLFLVSVTIYFLLSASQHFWIVSQYRLAPGNETTEWPLGLIALSVIQRIVSVFYYYSCKSTALTMADPRFKEEYVDWIVEQLGDK, from the exons ATGCGCATGCCTGCGTGGGCGCCTTTGACGTCACTAAGGAAAAGGACACAACAAACTCCGGACTGTCCAAACACAACAAAAAGGCAATACACTCCCCCCATCAAAAAGTTTTCAACAAAATTTGCAATGAAGCTAACCTTGAGAAGATACTCCTGGATCCTGATGCTCCAGTTTGCCCTCTTGGGAGTGGATCTATTCTTCAATGCTTTTGGAGCTTCGCTGGCGAGGAATCGATTGCAAACTGCTATACTATTCTTTGT CATCCAGGATGTCCTGATCATCGCTGAATATGTCCTATTTACCTTCACCCTCCACTCGACCTGTGTGCACCAGGTGGGTGCCTCGCACATCATCCTGCGCAACTGCAAGCTCTTCCTGGTCAGCGTCACCATCTACTTCCTGCTGTCTGCCTCGCAGCACTTCTGGATCGTCTCCCAATATCGCTTGGCTCCGGGAAATGAGACAACCGAGTGGCCCCTTGGATTGATTGCCCTGTCTGTGATCCAGCGTATAG TTTCGGTGTTTTATTACTACAGCTGCAAGTCCACAGCACTAACCATGGCCGATCCTCGCTTCAAGGAGGAGTATGTGGACTGGATTGTTGAGCAGTTGGGTGATAAGTAA
- the LOC6497120 gene encoding skin secretory protein xP2 produces the protein MIDFRTGPIALAVLAVCLGLSKSDQDVPVSNRIAMPSPGDPLYYMNADAGLSVGPTVALKRTNRSLLKWWDDLFLRNNCCNNNNNVVYPPAPVVPPLINNNCNNGLQLQDLDPFKQMKLFKKLPDLFTPQSPCGQTCGGCGQLPQPQPNYVAPLTPAYGGEGYAPVPKEEYVQPSPNYGPGDGDAGYVAPPATDTYVAPVAPAPAPAVVTYEAPVPAYEAPAPAYEVPVAPPAAYEAPAPPAVEYVAPPPPVPAPVADVYAQPAPAAAPQLPPIVYQPIIYVSTPLVSKSQVQADENQAYGTQPAPPAPVYEAPAPAPSPPAPCGGYAPPTPNYGTPSCQAPIRLSLIDQPFRVAPELFEEYNYRLALAAQNLI, from the coding sequence ATGATTGACTTCCGAACAGGCCCCATAGCTTTGGCCGTGTTGGCGGTGTGCCTAGGATTGTCCAAGTCCGACCAGGATGTGCCAGTATCCAATCGGATCGCCATGCCATCACCGGGTGATCCGCTCTATTATATGAATGCCGATGCAGGTCTTTCCGTGGGTCCCACCGTAGCCCTGAAACGCACCAATCGCTCCCTTCTGAAGTGGTGGGATGACCTCTTCCTGCGAAACAATTGttgcaacaataacaacaatgtTGTTTACCCGCCAGCACCTGTTGTTCCTCCTCTTATaaacaacaactgcaacaatGGGTTGCAGCTCCAGGACCTTGATCCTTTCAAGCAGATGAAGCTCTTCAAGAAGCTGCCCGACCTCTTCACACCTCAAAGTCCTTGCGGCCAGACTTGCGGTGGCTGCGGACAGCTCCCGCAACCCCAGCCGAACTATGTTGCTCCTTTGACTCCCGCCTACGGTGGGGAAGGGTATGCACCAGTTCCAAAGGAGGAGTATGTCCAGCCAAGTCCTAACTATGGTCCGGGAGATGGCGACGCCGGCTATGTGGCTCCACCTGCCACAGACACCTATGTGGCACCCgttgctcctgctcctgcgcCTGCGGTTGTAACTTATGAGGCGCCTGTTCCAGCCTACGAGGCACCTGCTCCAGCCTACGAGGTGCCAGTTGCTCCGCCCGCAGCCTATGAAGCCCCAGCTCCTCCAGCTGTCGAATATGTCGCACCCCCACCACCAGTTCCCGCTCCTGTCGCCGATGTCTATGCTCAGCCGGCTCCGGCTGCAGCACCACAACTACCGCCGATTGTCTACCAACCCATCATTTACGTCTCCACTCCTTTGGTCTCCAAGTCCCAGGTGCAGGCTGACGAGAATCAGGCTTATGGAACTCAGCCGGCTCCACCTGCTCCTGTCTACGaggctccagctccagctccttcGCCCCCAGCGCCCTGCGGGGGTTATGCGCCACCCACACCCAACTATGGAACGCCCTCTTGCCAAGCGCCCATCCGCCTGTCACTGATCGACCAACCTTTCCGAGTGGCTCCCGAACTTTTCGAGGAATATAACTATCGCCTCGCCTTGGCGGCTCAGAATTTAATATAG
- the LOC6497122 gene encoding vitelline membrane protein Vm26Ab: MLRYLGFLLIIAGAHCLGRLSGYNPVLTPATRCVRSLPLPLYHFIPVRVLTPKTFLEDSASHSELIRQARQQQIVQEVVVENNFGGPGFGGPGFGGPGFGGPGFGGPGFGGPGFGGPGFGRPGFGGFRRPGFGFARSYDQEEPEPYEAPAEITSAPCPKNYVFSCEAVIKPVPCASPSTGSGY; encoded by the coding sequence ATGCTGAGATATCTTGGATTCCTCCTCATCATTGCTGGGGCACATTGTTTGGGTCGGCTAAGTGGCTACAATCCCGTGCTCACCCCCGCCACCCGATGTGTGAGGAGCTTGCCACTGCCGCTCTACCATTTTATTCCGGTGCGAGTTCTTACGCCTAAGACCTTCCTAGAGGATTCGGCTTCCCATTCGGAACTGATTCGCCAAGCGCGTCAGCAGCAGATCGTTCAGGAAGTGGTTGTGGAGAACAACTTTGGAGGGCCAGGATTCGGAGGTCCTGGCTTTGGAGGTCCAGGTTTTGGAGGGCCAGGTTTCGGAGGACCAGGTTTTGGAGGTCCAGGATTTGGGGGTCCAGGGTTCGGACGTCCAGGTTTCGGAGGATTCAGAAGACCTGGATTCGGCTTTGCTCGTAGCTACGACCAGGAGGAACCAGAGCCATATGAGGCGCCTGCTGAGATTACCTCTGCGCCCTGCCCAAAGAACTATGTATTTTCCTGTGAAGCAGTAATCAAACCTGTTCCCTGTGCTTCCCCCAGCACCGGTTCTGGTTATTGA
- the LOC6497121 gene encoding vitelline membrane protein Vm26Aa, which translates to MKSFVCIALVAFAAAALASPTNVATSSLTGTTGGATVALTSQDSEVEGVTGQGYGDLTRLRKSAYGGSAGGYGGSSIQAPPCPKNYLFSCQPNLAPVPCSASAPSYGSAGAYSSPVATYVAPNYGIPQHQQQLYSGAYVPQAYGYQY; encoded by the coding sequence ATGAAATCCTTCGTGTGCATCGCCCTCGTTGCCTTCGCCGCTGCCGCTCTGGCCTCTCCCACCAATGTGGCCACTTCTTCCCTCACCGGCACCACTGGCGGAGCCACCGTGGCTCTGACCTCCCAGGACAGCGAGGTGGAGGGAGTCACTGGCCAGGGCTATGGTGATCTGACCCGTCTGCGCAAGTCTGCCTACGGTGGCAGCGCCGGTGGATATGGAGGCTCCAGCATCCAGGCTCCTCCCTGCCCCAAGAACTACCTGTTCAGCTGCCAGCCCAACCTTGCCCCCGTGCCCTGCAGCGCTTCTGCTCCCAGCTACGGATCCGCCGGCGCCTACTCCTCCCCGGTGGCCACCTACGTCGCCCCCAACTACGGCATCccccagcaccagcagcagctctacaGCGGTGCCTACGTTCCCCAGGCCTATGGCTACCAGTACTAA
- the LOC6497119 gene encoding extensin: protein MENHSQTRILMWLWICLVIRLSVGSAQGTMTTICVEIRPSGPQEEPYYMCRGANFGGENGQQSCVEVRNQGEQGEPLYMCRGVEYFGPGGESRPLPENFPGEPHTFPSFPAFGGGKFQQPLAKEEVPPTHPPTYQDQPLQPQPSFEQPQPAAQYGFPGNPMAAPAFSPPAQPYGLPAVPHPPLGGPTAVSPGVPVGPGPTATASPHDPAAAARAAKLLRDHIVGSSRHQPGLNEDVLAMPNIGHDKEELNQQYRRPVEQQMVWVPLTHSQDPQNDPVMKAFYKSLAAEPVVSQAGPGYAPPQEPYQQNPAPPTLPPAPPAYIQPEGPNNYCSECSASTPAVQCPVNPENGMSYIPACPSFQPVIIAMPCYGSHQPVNYMPVARPGPPVLRAQVGSPFGVPPPFGGAFGLGGQVGSPFGGNPQMGDHHVGGPFGMGLGLNPILNPFGSFGNLNPFNPFNRVLGSPGSATPPPQPNLFQNVFQPFEGVESTTTSDSSSSMDSPTERSGKLNFSASTPASPSTTQSVTVGAAHESTDDQDSDEDDEDEDGADQVTTAIPAFEDDASASDADSKELTAKQLVNKASDLLKPEKRKRHNSRSNSPQKRKYLQQL, encoded by the coding sequence ATGGAAAACCATTCACAGACCCGGATACTGATGTGGCTGTGGATCTGCCTGGTGATACGGCTGTCTGTTGGCTCCGCCCAAGGCACCATGACCACAATCTGCGTGGAGATCAGGCCCAGTGGACCGCAGGAGGAGCCCTACTACATGTGTCGGGGAGCCAACTTCGGCGGCGAGAACGGACAGCAGAGCTGTGTGGAAGTCCGGAACCAAGGCGAACAGGGCGAGCCTCTCTACATGTGCCGGGGCGTGGAATACTTTGGTCCTGGTGGCGAAAGTCGTCCTCTACCAGAGAACTTTCCCGGAGAGCCTCATACCTTTCCGTCCTTTCCCGCCTTTGGAGGCGGGAAATTTCAACAGCCCTTGGCCAAGGAAGAAGTCCCACCTACGCATCCGCCGACATACCAGGACCAGCCCCTCCAGCCTCAGCCTTCTTTTGAGCAGCCGCAACCCGCCGCCCAGTATGGATTCCCCGGAAATCCCATGGCTGCCCCTGCATTTTCACCTCCGGCGCAGCCGTATGGCCTGCCAGCAGTTCCTCACCCACCTCTTGGCGGCCCAACAGCAGTTTCACCAGGAGTTCCAGTTGGCCCAGGCCCAACGGCCACGGCCTCTCCGCATGATCCTGCAGCGGCTGCGAGAGCGGCGAAACTCCTCAGGGATCACATAGTGGGGAGCAGTCGCCATCAGCCGGGCCTCAATGAAGATGTCCTGGCAATGCCGAATATAGGACATGATAAGGAGGAGCTCAACCAGCAGTATCGTCGGCCAGTGGAACAGCAAATGGTCTGGGTTCCGCTGACGCACTCCCAAGATCCCCAGAACGATCCCGTGATGAAGGCGTTTTACAAGAGCCTGGCAGCAGAGCCAGTTGTAAGCCAAGCAGGTCCAGGTTATGCTCCGCCGCAAGAGCCCTACCAACAGAATCCAGCTCCGCCCACGCTGCCACCAGCGCCCCCAGCTTACATCCAACCAGAGGGGCCCAATAACTATTGCAGCGAGTGCAGTGCTTCCACTCCAGCAGTCCAATGTCCGGTCAATCCGGAAAATGGAATGAGTTACATTCCCGCCTGTCCCAGCTTCCAGCCGGTCATCATAGCCATGCCCTGCTATGGTTCCCATCAACCTGTGAATTACATGCCCGTCGCAAGACCAGGACCCCCAGTGTTACGAGCTCAAGTGGGTTCACCCTTTGGAGTGCCTCCACCCTTCGGAGGGGCGTTTGGACTGGGCGGCCAGGTGGGAAGTCCCTTTGGGGGGAACCCTCAGATGGGAGACCATCATGTCGGTGGCCCCTTTGGCATGGGCTTGGGCCTGAATCCCATTCTAAATCCATTCGGATCATTTGGAAACCTTAATCCATTCAATCCCTTCAACCGCGTCCTCGGATCTCCAGGTTCTGCAACACCACCACCGCAGCCCAACTTATTCCAGAATGTATTCCAGCCTTTCGAGGGGGTAGAGAGCACCACGACTTCTGACTCCTCTTCATCCATGGATTCACCCACTGAAAGATCCGGAAAGCTCAATTTCTCTGCCAGCACTCCCGCGTCTCCCAGTACAACACAGAGTGTAACTGTGGGAGCTGCTCACGAAAGTACGGATGATCAGGATTCGGATGAGGATGACGAAGACGAAGATGGTGCGGATCAGGTGACCACTGCCATTCCGGCTTTCGAAGATGATGCATCCGCCTCTGACGCCGATTCGAAGGAACTGACGGCAAAGCAGCTGGTGAACAAGGCATCCGATCTCCTGAAACCAGAGAAGAGAAAGCGACACAATTCCCGATCCAATAGTCCTCAGAAACGAAAATATCTTCAGCAGTTGTAG
- the LOC6498397 gene encoding vitelline membrane protein Vm26Ab: MAFNLRNILAIAFLALTAVCAETIQLQPTQGILIPAPLAENIRVSRAAYGGYAAPAAAPSYSAPAAPSYAAPAAPAAPAYSAPAAAPAYSAPAAPAYSAPAPAAPAYSAPASIPSPPCPKNYLFSCQPSLQPVPCSAPAPSYGSAGAYSQYVPQYAVPYVREL, from the coding sequence ATGGCATTCAACCTTCGCAACATCCTCGCCATCGCTTTCCTGGCTTTGACCGCCGTCTGCGCCGAGACCATCCAGCTGCAGCCCACCCAAGGCATCCTAATCCCCGCTCCATTGGCCGAGAACATCCGTGTGTCGCGTGCTGCTTACGGCGGATACGCTGCCCcagccgccgctccctcgtacTCTGCCCCCGCTGCTCCATCCTATGCCGCACCAGCCGCTCCTGCTGCTCCCGCCTACTCTGCACCAGCTGCTGCTCCCGCCTACTCCGCCCCAGCTGCTCCGGCCTACTCCGCTCCAGCTCCTGCCGCTCCCGCCTACTCCGCCCCGGCCTCCATCCCGTCGCCCCCGTGCCCCAAGAACTACCTGTTCAGCTGCCAGCCCTCTCTCCAGCCCGTTCCCTGCTCCGCCCCAGCTCCATCCTACGGCTCCGCCGGCGCGTACTCCCAGTACGTGCCCCAGTACGCCGTGCCATACGTCCGGGAGCTGTAA
- the LOC6502419 gene encoding uncharacterized protein LOC6502419, whose protein sequence is MMTFWLLVLIMVTLNPRWPEATSASMFQFLEGRNTESDQNWSHLLPTNFYSEINQQYYRRFRRQTRIGKGKWMQPPLLFEYARYIQE, encoded by the coding sequence ATGATGACGTTTTGGTTATTGGTCCTCATTATGGTGACCTTAAATCCGAGATGGCCCGAAGCCACTTCCGCATCAATGTTCCAGTTTCTGGAGGGGAGGAATACCGAAAGCGATCAGAATTGGTCCCACCTGCTGCCCACGAACTTCTACTCCGAAATAAACCAGCAGTACTATCGGAGATTTCGACGCCAAACCAGGATTGGAAAGGGAAAATGGATGCAGCCGCCATTACTTTTCGAATATGCACGATATATCCAGGAATAA